In Rhineura floridana isolate rRhiFlo1 chromosome 1, rRhiFlo1.hap2, whole genome shotgun sequence, the following proteins share a genomic window:
- the BASP1 gene encoding brain acid soluble protein 1 isoform X2 has product MEERTRKKEVKDLPKSSNMGGKLSKKKKGYNVNDEKAKDKDKKAEGAAAEEGEAPKENEQSQQTTTETTEVKENNQEEKGDKDAKAAANKAEEKEGDKERAVSQEEPKKPEPEKLETVIDAKVEPPKNNKQQAPKQEEPSSATAAPPASSEAPKPSEPSGDAKASQPSEATATSKVDDKGKEEGEAKKTEAPAVPAAPQETKSEVAPASDSKPSSSEAAPSSKETPATTEAPSSTPKASEPAAPPEEAKPSEALATNSDQTIAVKD; this is encoded by the coding sequence AGCTCCAATATGGGAGGCAAACTGAGCAAGAAGAAGAAGGGCTACAATGTGAATGATGAGAAGGCCAAAGACAAGGACAAGAAGGCCGAGGGGGCAGCTGCGGAGGAAGGGGAGGCTCCAAAAGAGAATGAGCAGAGCCAGCAGACCACCACAGAGACCACAGAAGTGAAGGAGAATAACCAGGAGGAAAAAGGTGACAAGGATGCCAAGGCGGCTGCCAACAAGgcagaagaaaaagaaggggatAAAGAGAGGGCCGTGAGCCAGGAAGAGCCCAAGAAACCTGAGCCAGAAAAGCTGGAGACCGTCATCGATGCAAAGGTAGAGCCTCCGAAGAACAACAAGCAGCAGGCGCCCAAGCAGGAGGAGCCCAGCTCAGCCACTGCTGCTCCTCCAGCCAGCAGCGAAGCGCCTAAACCCTCTGAGCCCAGCGGTGATGCAAAAGCTTCCCAGCCTTCAGAAGCCACAGCTACTAGTAAAGTAGATGACAAGggcaaggaggaaggggaagccaaAAAGACTGAGGCTCCTGCAGTACCTGCAGCCCCCCAAGAAACTAAAAGTGAAGTGGCCCCAGCTTCAGACTCAAAACCTAGCAGCAGTGAGGCTGCGCCTTCTTCCAAGGAGACCCCGGCGACAACAGAAGCACCTAGTTCTACTCCTAAGGCCTCAGAGCCTGCAGCCCCACCAGAGGAAGCGAAACCATCTGAAGCTCTGGCGACTAATTCGGATCAAACCATAGCAGTGAAAGATTAA
- the BASP1 gene encoding brain acid soluble protein 1 isoform X1, with protein sequence MENGDLMRLQYVGRSDSDYFGKQMKKSSNMGGKLSKKKKGYNVNDEKAKDKDKKAEGAAAEEGEAPKENEQSQQTTTETTEVKENNQEEKGDKDAKAAANKAEEKEGDKERAVSQEEPKKPEPEKLETVIDAKVEPPKNNKQQAPKQEEPSSATAAPPASSEAPKPSEPSGDAKASQPSEATATSKVDDKGKEEGEAKKTEAPAVPAAPQETKSEVAPASDSKPSSSEAAPSSKETPATTEAPSSTPKASEPAAPPEEAKPSEALATNSDQTIAVKD encoded by the coding sequence AGCTCCAATATGGGAGGCAAACTGAGCAAGAAGAAGAAGGGCTACAATGTGAATGATGAGAAGGCCAAAGACAAGGACAAGAAGGCCGAGGGGGCAGCTGCGGAGGAAGGGGAGGCTCCAAAAGAGAATGAGCAGAGCCAGCAGACCACCACAGAGACCACAGAAGTGAAGGAGAATAACCAGGAGGAAAAAGGTGACAAGGATGCCAAGGCGGCTGCCAACAAGgcagaagaaaaagaaggggatAAAGAGAGGGCCGTGAGCCAGGAAGAGCCCAAGAAACCTGAGCCAGAAAAGCTGGAGACCGTCATCGATGCAAAGGTAGAGCCTCCGAAGAACAACAAGCAGCAGGCGCCCAAGCAGGAGGAGCCCAGCTCAGCCACTGCTGCTCCTCCAGCCAGCAGCGAAGCGCCTAAACCCTCTGAGCCCAGCGGTGATGCAAAAGCTTCCCAGCCTTCAGAAGCCACAGCTACTAGTAAAGTAGATGACAAGggcaaggaggaaggggaagccaaAAAGACTGAGGCTCCTGCAGTACCTGCAGCCCCCCAAGAAACTAAAAGTGAAGTGGCCCCAGCTTCAGACTCAAAACCTAGCAGCAGTGAGGCTGCGCCTTCTTCCAAGGAGACCCCGGCGACAACAGAAGCACCTAGTTCTACTCCTAAGGCCTCAGAGCCTGCAGCCCCACCAGAGGAAGCGAAACCATCTGAAGCTCTGGCGACTAATTCGGATCAAACCATAGCAGTGAAAGATTAA
- the BASP1 gene encoding brain acid soluble protein 1 isoform X3 encodes MGGKLSKKKKGYNVNDEKAKDKDKKAEGAAAEEGEAPKENEQSQQTTTETTEVKENNQEEKGDKDAKAAANKAEEKEGDKERAVSQEEPKKPEPEKLETVIDAKVEPPKNNKQQAPKQEEPSSATAAPPASSEAPKPSEPSGDAKASQPSEATATSKVDDKGKEEGEAKKTEAPAVPAAPQETKSEVAPASDSKPSSSEAAPSSKETPATTEAPSSTPKASEPAAPPEEAKPSEALATNSDQTIAVKD; translated from the coding sequence ATGGGAGGCAAACTGAGCAAGAAGAAGAAGGGCTACAATGTGAATGATGAGAAGGCCAAAGACAAGGACAAGAAGGCCGAGGGGGCAGCTGCGGAGGAAGGGGAGGCTCCAAAAGAGAATGAGCAGAGCCAGCAGACCACCACAGAGACCACAGAAGTGAAGGAGAATAACCAGGAGGAAAAAGGTGACAAGGATGCCAAGGCGGCTGCCAACAAGgcagaagaaaaagaaggggatAAAGAGAGGGCCGTGAGCCAGGAAGAGCCCAAGAAACCTGAGCCAGAAAAGCTGGAGACCGTCATCGATGCAAAGGTAGAGCCTCCGAAGAACAACAAGCAGCAGGCGCCCAAGCAGGAGGAGCCCAGCTCAGCCACTGCTGCTCCTCCAGCCAGCAGCGAAGCGCCTAAACCCTCTGAGCCCAGCGGTGATGCAAAAGCTTCCCAGCCTTCAGAAGCCACAGCTACTAGTAAAGTAGATGACAAGggcaaggaggaaggggaagccaaAAAGACTGAGGCTCCTGCAGTACCTGCAGCCCCCCAAGAAACTAAAAGTGAAGTGGCCCCAGCTTCAGACTCAAAACCTAGCAGCAGTGAGGCTGCGCCTTCTTCCAAGGAGACCCCGGCGACAACAGAAGCACCTAGTTCTACTCCTAAGGCCTCAGAGCCTGCAGCCCCACCAGAGGAAGCGAAACCATCTGAAGCTCTGGCGACTAATTCGGATCAAACCATAGCAGTGAAAGATTAA